The genome window CCCTAAGTGaacctgtagtttataactAGTCCGGAACATCAATATGACACTTGTAATTCATCATAATTCACATGTTTTATGACTGCTGATATGGGGTATCAGAAagcattgtgtgtttgtgtgtaggcCTAAAGCATTACAAATGATATCTGGTTCACTAAATGCCCTCACAACACTCAACAAATTAGTTTAGAGGGTATTAGGGAAAAACCTTTTTATAAGCGGAGGGTATTCACGATTTATCAAATTGCTTATTAGACCTAATACAACTGTATAAAGGTTTCCGTAGAAACGAGCTACTGACCCTGATGAGGGTCACAAGCCAGAACGTGTTGGTCTCACAGTAAAGTTGTTCTTTACAAGTGTTGCTCTAGATTTGACCTTTTGTGACCTTTTCCTTTCTCCATGCAAATTGGGGGAGCGAAGGTTATGCCAGCAAGTCAAAAGACTTAACATGGGGACAATTACATTTTTGCTTGTAATGTCAAGTACATTTTAGGCGTTGTAACTTAAAGAAAGTGAAGAGACAACAAAAGGTATTCAGCGCTGATTTAAAAATACTGCAATCGTCACTTATTATTGGCCTTGCAGGATGTTCAGTAGAAAACATGTGTAACAGATGTTGAATAGGTGTGTTTCCCATACCTGCAGAGTGGAGGCTGCTGATCCACTAGTGTCTGTGAGTCCAGTGCCTCGTGGTAAACTGGACACGATGTATCTGGAGCCCTTGGGCACAGGCTGTCTGACCACCATCTTTCCTTTCCTGGTCTCTGCTAGAAACATACTGTACCAGTAGGCGTCGTTGGAGACCAGAGTGGAGTCTGCGATGCTGGAGTTCCCCTCACTGATCACACTGTTCCTGCAGGGAGGAGCCGCTTTGTTGGGCTTGGGTTTCTGACACTTGATCATGATGGTGACCAGTATGGGGATCATCAGGAGAAATAACATGGAGCCCAGACCGATGACCAGGTACAGGTTGAGGTCTGAGAAGATGTCATATTCCAGAGGCACCTCGGTCATGTCAGAGTAGGCCTTCACGGCAGTCTCCACTGTGGACAGCTTGATGGTGACTGTAGCAGAGAGGGCAGGCTGCCCGTTGTCCTTGGCAACGACAACCAGTCTCTGGTGGCGTGGGTCTCTGTAGCTGAACATCCTCATGGTCCGGATCTCTCCGTTGTATTGGTCCAGACTGAACAAGGTGGCGTCAGTCACCTGCAGGAACTGGTAGGTGATCCGGGAGTTGTGCACCGAGTCTGTGTCCAAGGCTATCACTTTAGAAACCAGAGAGCCTTTATCGGTGGATCTGGGGATCTTTTCCTCCACCACCGAGCCGTGTGCGCGCCACGGAGACACAATAACCGGAGCGTTGTCGTTCTGGTCCACAATGATGATATGCACAGTCACGTTACTGCTGAGAGGAGGAGAGCCAGAGTCTCTGGCCTCGATGTGGAAGAGAAACTCCTTCTCGATCTCATAGTCAAAAGTTTTTAGTGCGTAAAGATTCCCGTTCTCTGGGTTGATGGAGAACAGCATGGACATGGAGGTGTTGGCTATCTCCCTCTCTAGGATGAAATAAACTAGATACTGGTTTTCATGGAGGTCAGGGTCAAACGCAGTTGGGGAACTGAGCAGGGCTCCAGGAGCGTTATTCTCCTCCACACGTATAGTATAAAATGACTGAGGGAACTGTGGCACATTGTCATTAACATCCAGCAGCTCTAAGGTCATGGTCTCATTGTCAGACAAAGGAGGAGAGCCTCTGTCTGTCACAGTGAAAGTGATGTCATATTCAGGGACCCTCTCACGGTCTAACGGCTCTGACACCACTAATTCATAATAGTTATCAGAGGACTCCCTCAGTTTGAAAGGCATGTTATCAGGAATGTGAAGATCAACCACTCCATTGTCCCCTGAGTCTTTATCACTGACACTCACCACTGCTATCACTGTGTCTAATTCTATGTTTTCTTTAATTGGACTTTGAAAAGACTTGATGGATATTTCTGGATGATTGTCATTCATGTCTGCCACCTGCATTGTCAGTTTACACTGTCCAGTTAAGGAGTTAGGCCCCTTATCACTGGCTATAACTTCCATTTCATAAAGTTTAAAATCTTCGTAATTTATCATCTCTTTCACTCTGATTTCACCATTTTCTGGATTTAAGTTAAACACCTGTTGTGTTCTCTCTGATGTATATAAACTATATGAATAAATAATATCAGAATTTGACCCTTCGTCTAAATCAGTAGCGTTTAATTGTATTACTAGACTGCCAATGGGGGAGTTTTCCATCACATCTATGATGTATTTGTCTTTATCAAATGACGGGGCGTtgtcgttcacatcaagcacgcgAACAATGATGCTGGCTGTACCTGTGCGCGTGGGCACTCCACCGTCCACAGCAGTGAGAATAAGATTATGCACAGCCTGCTGCTCTCTATCTAATGCTTTTTTCAAAATCAAATCCGCAAACTTTGACCCGTCTCTCCCGGTCTGAATTTCCAGAGCAAAATGTTCACTTGAGCTCAGATGGTAATTGTTCACAGAATTTGTTCCAACATCCGGGTCTGCAGCATTGTTCAATGAGAATCTCTCTCCAACAGGGCTTGATTCAGATATGTCCAAATGCATCGTTCCCCGTCGGAAATGAGGAGCGTTGTCGTTAATGTCCGTGATTTCCACCTCAATGTTAAACATTCGTATCGGGTTTTCAATCGTAGCATCCAATTTAAGAAAGCATGATGTATATGTCTTCAAAGGGCATAAAAGCTCTCTGTCAATCCTTTCCAGGATGAACAGCTCTCCTGTGTCTTTGTTGATGTCGATATACTTTTTATTTCCTACTACGTCTACGCGCATTTTCCTTCCCTTTAGCGTCTTCACATGTAATCCTAGATCAGTTGCTAAATTAGCAACGACTGAGCCTTCTTCCATTTCTTCGGGAACAGAATAATGTGTGACGCTAGACACGGTGTCAATCATggcagaaagaaagagaaatacACACACGTACCTCGTCCCAAATAACTGTGGGATTTGTTCCGCCATATTTCAGATTCCGTAGTTATTAACTTGAAATACTCTGAGACCTAAATAAACCGTCCTCTCGTTGAACGAAAAAACGAAACGACGTTCTTAAAAAATGTTTCCCTGCCTCGAGTGACGTCCTTGTTATAAAGTGTCCCTCCTCCAATAAACTATCGTGAAAACCATGACCTCATCAGCGAGTTTGTTTTTGTGGAGAGCAGCGAAGAAAATAGTCTTGTGTGAGCCTTTGCAATTTttcaaaaaacaaacattttaccatgCGTTAAATGTAGGAGAAGTTACAGTGGGAAAATTATTAGAGTTGAAGAAGCTGCAAATGTTATGAAGCATTCACTTTGAGTTCTGAAAGTTGTATTCCCTGGGTGAGAGATGTGCTTCTAAAAAAGAAACAACTACTTCAAGCTGTTGTTTATTCTCTACTTGGATAACTcaataaatgtgttgctttttgTTTTTCGTCAAATGTGTTTACAATTATTGCTAAAGACAGTTGcttttatttaatacaatatCTGTGTACCCCATATGTACTTTAATCTGTATTCCAAATACTTAATGTATGCAGAGATATCCAGGCTGAcattgtaaaataaaataacactGTCGATAAAGATCATTTAGAAGAATCCATACTGcatgcagaggtggaagaagtatcaCATTATTTACTAAAGTAAACGTAGCAATAGTACACtgcacaaaaacaaaacacttattagttaaagtcctgcatttaaaattgtacttgtgtaaaagtacaaaagtattagcatcaaaataaatgtagaaaccaaaagtaaaagtgttCATTATGCAGAATGAGTTGTTTAAGcactatttatttttaaattgttgtattatatttattgatgcattaatgtgttcacTATGGTACAGGTGGGGTTTATTTGAAATACTGTTAATACTACTGGGTAGCTCACGCTATAATCGTATATGATAATGTATAAGTCGATTTATATTTTATCATCTCAATCAGCAAAGTAACTAGTCACTAAATctgtaaactaaatgtagtggagtacaacaTTTGCTTACAACATGTGCTGgactaaaagtataaaatagcataaaatgaaaatactcaagtaaagtacaagtaactTAAACTTAAGTATACTTTAGTAAATGTAATTagttacattccaccactggctgcaTGCATCTTTATAATTTAAGACACCAAAATGCAGAGAATCACACAGAAAATGAACATACTTTGAATTGAACCTTGAGGTATAATATGGTTGATATATTAGACAAGAAAAAgacaaaatacattttgtcaagTTTAATTTACACTTCAGGATGAAAACAGTAAGTTTCTGTGTTGTTACTAATCATCAAAAACTGAATGACATAACTTTAATAGCTGACACATTACAGcccctcactctctctctctcactcactcactcactcactcactctcttactcactctctcactcactcgctctctctctctctctcactcactcactcactcgacaagagttttattttttaaattactaTTATCATGATTTCAAACAGAGCAAGTCGACCTTCAGATGCACTTCAGCCGCCATTGGTGCTTTAAGATTCCCTGCATTTTAGTGTTCTTCCTTATTATCACTTATGATACAGCATTGATTATTTTAAATGCATTACACTTTACGTAAACATATAAAACGATGACACTGCATGAAATATCATACCTTTGAGTGCTTATTAGTCTTGATGGTTGATGTGTCTTTAGGTAGTCAGAATGTATTCTAAGCCCCCTAAGTGaacctgtagtttataactAGTCCGGAGCATCAATATGACACTTGTAATTCATCATAATTCACATGTTTTATGACTGCTGATATGGGGTATCAGAAagcattgtgtgtttgtgtgtaggcCTAAAGCATTACAAATGATATCTGGTTCACTAAATGCCCtcacaacacttaacaaattaGTTTAGAGGGTATTAGGGAAAAACCTTTTTAGAAGCGGAGGGTATACACGATTTATCAAATTGCTTGTTAGACCAAATAAAACTGTATAAAGGTTTCCGTAGAAACGAGCTACTGATCCTGATGAGGGTCACAAGCCAGAACATGTTGGTCTCACAGTAAAGTTGTTCTTTACAAGTGTTGCTCTAGATTTGACCTTTTCTGACCTTTTCCTTTCTCCATGCAAATTGGGGGAGCGAAGGTTATGCCAGCAAGTCAAAATACTTAACATGGGCACAATTACATTTTTGCTTGCAATGTCAAGTACATTTTAGGCGTTGTAACTTAAAGAAAGTGAAGAGACAACAAAAAGTATTCAGCGCTGATTTAAAAATACTGCAATCGTCACTTATTATTGGCCTTGCAGGATGTTCAGTAGAAAACATGTGTAACAGATGTTGAATAGGTGTGTTTCCCATACCTGCAGAGTGGAGGCTGCTGATCCACTAGTGTCTGTGAGTCCAGTGCCTCGTGGTAAACTGGACACGATGTATCTGGAGCCCTTGGGCACAGGCTGTCTGACCACCATCTTTCCTTTCCTGGTCTCTGCTAGAAACATACTGTACCAGTAGGCGTCGTTGGAGACCAGAGTGGAGTCTGCGATGCTGGAGTTCCCCTCACTGATCACACTGTTCCTGCAGGGAGGAGCCGCTTTGCTGGGCTTGGGTTTCTGACACTTGATCACGATGGTGACCAGTATGGTGATCAGCAGGAGAAATGACACGGAGCCCAGACCGATGACCAGGTACAGGTTGAGGTCTGAGAAGATGTCATATTCCAGAGGCACCTCGGTCATGTCAGAGTAGGCCTTCACAGCAGTCTCCACTGTGGACAGCTTGATGGTGACTGTAGCAGAGAGGGCAGGCTGCCCGTTGTCCTTGGCAACGACAACCAGTCTCTGGTGGCGCGGGTCTCTGTAGCTGAACATCCTCATGGTCCGGATCTCTCCGTTGTATTGGTCCAGACTGAACAAGGTGGCGTCAGTCACCTGCAGGAACTGGTAGGTGATCCGGGAGTTGTGCACCGAGTCTGTGTCCAAGGCTATCACTTTAGAAACCAGAGAGCCTTTATCGGTGGATCTGGGGATCTTTTCCTCCACCACCGAGCCGTGTGCGCGCCACGGAGACACAATAACCGGAGCGTTGTCGTTCTGGTCCACAATGATGATGTGCACCGTCACGTTACTGCTGAGAGGAGGAGAGCCAGAGTCTCTGGCCTCGATGTGGAAGAGAAACTCCTTCTCGATCTCATAGTCAAAAGTTTTTAGTGCGTAAAGATTCCCGTTCTCTGGGTTGATGGAGAACAGCATGGACATGGAGGTGTTGGCTATCTCCCTCTCTAGGATGAAATAAACTAGATACTGGTTTTCATGGAGGTCAGGGTCAAACGCAGTTGGGGAACTGAGCAGGGCTCCAGGAGCGTTATTCTCCTCCACACGTATAGTATAAAATGACTGAGGGAACTGTGGCACATTGTCATTAACATCCAGCAGCTCTAACGTCATGGTCTCATTGTCAGACAAAGGAGGAGAGCCTCTGTCTGTCACAGTGAAAGTGATGTCATATTCAGGGACCCTCTCACGGTCCAACGGCTCTGACACCACTAATTCATAATAGTTATCAGAGGACTCCCTCAGTTTGAAAGGCATGTTATCAGGAATGTGAAGATCAACCACTCCATTGTCCCCTGAGTCTTTATCACTGACACTCACCACTGCTATCACTGTGTCTAATTCTATGTTTTCTTTAATTGGACTTTGAAAAGACTTGATGGATATTTCTGGATGATTGTCATTCATGTCTGTCACCTGCATTGTCAGTTTACACTGTCCAGTTAAGGAGTTAGGCCCCTTATCACTGGCTATAACTTCCATTTCATAAAGTATAAAATCTTCGTAATTTATCATCTCTTTCACTCTGATTTCACCATTTTCTGGATTTAAGTTAAACACCTGTTGTGTTCTCTCTGATGTATATAAACTATACGAATAAATAATATCAGAATTTGACCCTTCGTCTAAATCAGTAGCGTTTAATTGTATTACTAGACTGCCAATGGGGGAATTCTCCATCACATCTATGATGTATTTGTCTTTATCAAATAACGGGGCGTtgtcgttcacatcaagcacgcgAACAATGATGCTGGCTGTACCTGTGCGCGTGGGCACTCCACCGTCCACAGCAGTGAGAATAAGATTATGAACAGCATGCTGTTCTCTATCTAATGCTTTTTTCAAAATCAAATCCGCAAACTTTGACCCGTCTCTCCCGGTCGTAATTTCGATGGAGAAATGTTCACTTGAGCTCAGATGGTAATTGTTCACAGAATTTGTTCCAACATCCGGGTCTGCAGCATTGTTCAATGAGAATCTCTCTCCAACAGGGCTTGATTCAGATATGTCCAAATGCATCGTTCCCCGTCGGAAATGAGGAGCGTTGTCGTTAATGTCCGTGATTTCCACCTCAATGTTAAACATTCGTATCGGATTTTCAATCGTAGCGTCTAACCTGAGAAAGCACGTTGTAGTTGTCTTTAATGGGCATAAAAGCTCTCTGTCGATCCTCTCCTGCATGAACAGCTCTCCTGTGTCTTTGTTGATGTCGATATACTTTTTGTTTCCTACGAGATCTACCCGCATGTTCCTATTATTCAGAGTCTTCACGTCTAATCCGAGATCAATTGCTAAATTAGCAACGACTGAGCCTTCTTCCATTTCTTCGGGAACAGAATAATGGGTCACGGGGGACACCGTGTGCATTATGGCAGAAAGACAgagaaatacgaaaacgtacCCTGTGCAGGAATACTGATGAATTAGAAGAGCCATTGAACATAATCCGTATTAAACCTTCAAAGTGATATCCGTTGTCTTTTTCTCGTGACGAAAATAAATGTTGGTTTTAAGAAAGCGTTTGAGAATGCTGCTGGTAGGCCTAATGGCAGAGATTTTTGTGAAATATGTCTGACTGCCAAGCCTCGAATGAACTCTCGTGAGAACGATGATATCATGAAGGACCTCCTCGTAAATTATATCCTTTTTTTGTGGAGAGCAGCGACATGAATAGTCCTTCATGAGGTTTTAAACCTTGGAGAAAATGTGTAGTGTCCACATTTCGTTGACTATCATACATTTCCAATCAAATATTAATTCAAAATGTGTGATAAAATACTTTGAACGTGTTTACAGTATTTCGTGTTTTAAGCTTTATTCTAGGAACGTGTGAGCATTAACTGTAGTTTTGCTTTTTCTGTTGAACCGTCTTTAATAAAACGGAtctttaatatatgtatttaataacgTTAATAAAACACAATAAACTATTGGTTCGAATTACGCCACTATTATTTCCTTCATGTCACACTTACACGCAGATTGGTGTTGCTGAAATCATTGAAGTATGTTGAGATACTGTATTTTGCTTTactcttgtttttatttttgttttttttatttaaatgtcattATAATTAGTTTGGTGTTTATGTCATGCTTCCACAGAGAGCGCAAtcaattgttttgttgttgCCTGTCCACCTTGAGCCAAATCTAAGTACAATGTGCAAGAAACCCTGATGTGGAAGGGGCAAATATTGCAAATATCTAATGATATACTTTATCTAACGTTACAAGAAGCAAATACTTGTAGGAACACTTCAATTATATCTGCAAGTAACCTTTTACCAACAATGGTAGACGTGTTTTTATACACACCTATTAAACAATGACATCATTTAATTGTTACGAGTGTGGAGAGCTGTGGGCAAAACACATAATGTAGTTTGCAAAAGGACCATACTTTTGTATAGCTATGTTTAATTGAGGTGTTTCCATACCTGCAGAGTGGAGGCTGCTGATCCACTAGTGTCTGTGAGTCCAGTGCCTCGTGGTAAACTGGACACGATGTATCTGGAGCCCTTGGGCACAGGCTGTCTGACCACCATCTTTCCTTTCCTGGTCTCTGCTAGAAACATACTGTACCAGTAGGCGTCGTTGGAGACCAGAGTGGAGTCTGCGATGCTGGAGTTCCCCTCACTGATCACACTGTTCCTGCAGGGAGGAGCAACTTTGCTGGGCTTGGGTTTCTGACACTTGATCACGATGGTGACCAGTATGGTGATCAGCAGGAGAAATGACACGGAGCCCAGACCGATGACCAGGTACAGGTTGAGGTCTGAGAAGATGTCATATTCCAGAGGCACCTCGGTCATGTCAGAGTAGGCCTTCACAGCAGTCTCCACTGTGGACAGCTTGATGGTGACTGTAGCAGAGAGGGCAGGCTGCCCGTTGTCCTTGGCAACGACAACCAGTCTCTGGTGGCGCGGGTCTCTGTAGCTGAACATCCTCATGGTCCGGATCTCTCCGTTGTATTGGTCCAGACTGAACAAGGTGGCGTCAGTCACCTGCAGGAACTGGTAGGTGATCCGGGAGTTGTGCACCGAGTCTGTGTCCAAGGCTATCACTTTAGAAACCAGAGAGCCTTTATCGGTGGATCTGGGGATCTTTTCCTCCACCACCGAGCCGTGTGCGCGCCACGGAGACACAATAACCGGAGCGTTGTCGTTCTGGTCCACAATGATGATGTGCACCGTCACGTTACTGCTGAGAGGAGGAGAGCCAGAGTCCCTGGCCTCGATGTGGAAGAGAAACTCCTTCTCGATCTCGTAGTCAAAAGTTTTTAGTGCGTAAAGATTCCCGTTCTCTGGGTTGATGGAGAACAGCATGGACATGGAGGTGTTGGCTATCTCCCTCTCTAGGATGAAATAAACTAGATACTGGTTTTCATGGAGGTCAGGGTCAAACGCAGTTGGGGAACTGAGCAGGGCTCCAGGAGCGTTATTCTCCTCCACACGTATAGTATAAAATGACTGAGGGAACTGTGGCACATTGTCATTAACATCCAGCAGCTCTAAGGTCATGGTCTCATTGTCAGACAAAGGAGGAGAGCCTCTGTCTGTCACAGTGAAAGTGATGTCATATTCAGGGACCCTCTCACGGTCCAACGGCTCTGACACCACTAATTCATAATAGTTATCAGAGGACTCCCTCAGTTTGAAAGGCATGTTATCAGGAATGTGAAGATCAACCACTCCATTGTCCCCTGAGTCTTTATCACTGACACTCACCACTGCTATCACTGTGTCCAATTCTATGTTTTCATTGACTGGACTCAGAAAGGATTTAATAGATATTTCTGGGTGGTTGTCATTCATGTCTTCAACCAGAATGTTTACAGTGCATTGTCCTGATAAACTATTAACTCCTTTATCAGTTGCTATAACTTCCATATCATAAATCCTGAAGTCCTCATAATTTAACATTCCTTTAACAGTAATTTCACCAGAGGAAGGATTCAGATTAAATGTTTCCTGCGTTTTCTCTGATGTATATAAACTGTAGGAGTATGTTATATCAGAATTTGAACCCTCGTCTTGGTCTGTTGCATTAAGATGAACAACCAGACTTCCTATGGGAGAGTTTTCTATTATTTTGATGCTGTAATTTATTTTGTCAAAAGTAGGAGTGTTGTCATTCATGTCGGAAACATGCACAATAATACTTGCAGTGCCAGAACGTGCAGGTGTGCCTCCATCTACAGCTGTGAGAATTAAATTATGCACAGCCTGATGCTCTCGGTCTaaactattttttaagattAATTCTGCAAATTTCGATCCATCTCTTCCAGTctgaacttcaatattaaaatgtTCACTTTCGCTAAGATGGTAGGTTTTCACTGAATTGCTTCCAACATCAGGATCAACTGCATTACTGAGAGAGAATCTCTCTCCTTTCGGCGTTGCTTCAGAAATGTCTAAATGTATGGCCTCTCTCCGAAATTGCGGGGCGTTGTCGTTCATATCCAGAATTTCTACTTCTATATTAAAGATTCGTAGTGGATTTTCTAGTATAACCTCCAGTTTGAGATAACAAGACGACTTTGCAAGACACATGTATTCTCTGTCAATCTTCTCAACGATATACAGTTCTCCAGTCTCTTTGTTCACTTCCAGATATTTCTTATTTGCAATAATGTCAAGACGCATCTTTCTCTGATTCAAAGTCTTAACATCCAGGCTGAGATCGGTAGCAATGTTAGCTACAACTGATCCTTCCTTCATTTCCTCCGGTATTGAATAATGAGTCACTGAAGTCGATATGTTAGGAacgaaagaaagaaaaacaacaagCAGCACGTACCTTCTGCAAGACTGCATTTTTAAAAAGGACCCCATTGTTGCGTGCAGTATCACTGCACCTTTAGCGATTTAATGTCCCTTTCCGTTGATATTGCAGTTTGCAACCATGGCTTTCATCCCAAACATGTTCATGTAGAGGTAATCCAAAGATTGATTTTTCGGTATGAAAAAGGAAAATCGCGTTTCTGGAGTGGGGTTTCAGCACCACAGCTCTCCGGTTGTTTCACGATCTGCCCTGATTCACTGTCATGGCGTTTGTGTAATAATTTATTTTAGAGAAACAGCGCCACCTTTTGCTTTTTTAACGGCTATGTGTTTAACATGAGGCACATTAAGCaatacatacattttaaatgttttgtatggatttaaaacgtttttttaagcagataaGCTGGAAATAATTGTTAAATAATAACGATGTCTCCTATACTTTTCTAAAATGCTAAATCAATTTTCAGTTGATATTGGTACAAAATAAATAGAAAAACATATGACGTATCCATTTGAGCTCACCTTGAtccttaaaatgtaaattaattcAGCACCAGTACCCTTTCGTTCGCCATTTTCTCGTATCACTTGaatgaaaagtataattaagCACGGATGCCGACTGATGTCACAAGAGTATACATGACTGGGGAACAGTGACGCTTTGTGCACAAAAGAGACCAACTTAGCAGGGTTTGTTGAATGATCATTTTAAATCAACCTAGTGGTGTGTAGTACGAGTTATCCTCAAACATTAGAGTTTAGTCTTTTAAGTATGTATAAGATACCTGTATGTTTTTTTCATGGAATTATTTCATTTCGTCTTTAATTGCTCTGTTGGGTGAGTAGTAACCATCTGCAAAACCCTGAGTAATGAATGCTAAGAATCAGAGTAAAAACATTGAGATTGAAGATGTTTAAGAGCTTTGAACAAATAACATCTGGGTGTTTGACTCTTAAAGATACTCTCATTATTGTTTTGCTGTCACCCACACGACCGTCTTTATAAAGCACATCTACACTGATTTACAAACTTGCTATATAACGTTTTCAATCCCAAACTATTGAGGAATCTTGAATTTGGGGGATATTTTGACACGTGAAACAGCGAGGTTGCCTTTAATGAGAGTATCAGCGCCACAGAGCGGTCCGGTTGTTTGACGCTGTAACGTGTTTCCAATGGTTCCCTCTCAAGGTGACCGTGGGTTATTTTTTGTCTAATGTATAACACCAATCTTTGAAAATTGCAGGATGATGTAATGAGGATGCTTAAAAAGCATGGATCAAGGTTTAAAGGTGAGCTCAACATGAGAGACGGCTGCAGATATTGTTAaatataattatgttgtttttttgtttgtcaaCTTTGTTTTGATAACGATATATTTAAAACCTTCTACAATGTTACATGGCACGCTACGTTAATACGAACAGAAGATTGTAGAGACAAGTTATAACTATGATCATACCTGCAAGGTGGAGGCTGCTGATCCACTAGTGTCTGTGAGTCCAGTGCCTCGTGGTAAACTGGACACGATGTATCTGGAGCCCTTGGGCACAGGCTGTCTGACCACCATCTTTCCTTTCCTGGTCTCTGCTAGAAACATACTGTACCAGTAGGCGTCGTTGGAGACCAGAGTGGAGTCTG of Pseudochaenichthys georgianus chromosome 10, fPseGeo1.2, whole genome shotgun sequence contains these proteins:
- the LOC139434715 gene encoding protocadherin alpha-C2-like, whose protein sequence is MAEQIPQLFGTRYVCVFLFLSAMIDTVSSVTHYSVPEEMEEGSVVANLATDLGLHVKTLKGRKMRVDVVGNKKYIDINKDTGELFILERIDRELLCPLKTYTSCFLKLDATIENPIRMFNIEVEITDINDNAPHFRRGTMHLDISESSPVGERFSLNNAADPDVGTNSVNNYHLSSSEHFALEIQTGRDGSKFADLILKKALDREQQAVHNLILTAVDGGVPTRTGTASIIVRVLDVNDNAPSFDKDKYIIDVMENSPIGSLVIQLNATDLDEGSNSDIIYSYSLYTSERTQQVFNLNPENGEIRVKEMINYEDFKLYEMEVIASDKGPNSLTGQCKLTMQVADMNDNHPEISIKSFQSPIKENIELDTVIAVVSVSDKDSGDNGVVDLHIPDNMPFKLRESSDNYYELVVSEPLDRERVPEYDITFTVTDRGSPPLSDNETMTLELLDVNDNVPQFPQSFYTIRVEENNAPGALLSSPTAFDPDLHENQYLVYFILEREIANTSMSMLFSINPENGNLYALKTFDYEIEKEFLFHIEARDSGSPPLSSNVTVHIIIVDQNDNAPVIVSPWRAHGSVVEEKIPRSTDKGSLVSKVIALDTDSVHNSRITYQFLQVTDATLFSLDQYNGEIRTMRMFSYRDPRHQRLVVVAKDNGQPALSATVTIKLSTVETAVKAYSDMTEVPLEYDIFSDLNLYLVIGLGSMLFLLMIPILVTIMIKCQKPKPNKAAPPCRNSVISEGNSSIADSTLVSNDAYWYSMFLAETRKGKMVVRQPVPKGSRYIVSSLPRGTGLTDTSGSAASTLQGQ
- the LOC139434716 gene encoding protocadherin alpha-C2-like, whose amino-acid sequence is MALLIHQYSCTGYVFVFLCLSAIMHTVSPVTHYSVPEEMEEGSVVANLAIDLGLDVKTLNNRNMRVDLVGNKKYIDINKDTGELFMQERIDRELLCPLKTTTTCFLRLDATIENPIRMFNIEVEITDINDNAPHFRRGTMHLDISESSPVGERFSLNNAADPDVGTNSVNNYHLSSSEHFSIEITTGRDGSKFADLILKKALDREQHAVHNLILTAVDGGVPTRTGTASIIVRVLDVNDNAPLFDKDKYIIDVMENSPIGSLVIQLNATDLDEGSNSDIIYSYSLYTSERTQQVFNLNPENGEIRVKEMINYEDFILYEMEVIASDKGPNSLTGQCKLTMQVTDMNDNHPEISIKSFQSPIKENIELDTVIAVVSVSDKDSGDNGVVDLHIPDNMPFKLRESSDNYYELVVSEPLDRERVPEYDITFTVTDRGSPPLSDNETMTLELLDVNDNVPQFPQSFYTIRVEENNAPGALLSSPTAFDPDLHENQYLVYFILEREIANTSMSMLFSINPENGNLYALKTFDYEIEKEFLFHIEARDSGSPPLSSNVTVHIIIVDQNDNAPVIVSPWRAHGSVVEEKIPRSTDKGSLVSKVIALDTDSVHNSRITYQFLQVTDATLFSLDQYNGEIRTMRMFSYRDPRHQRLVVVAKDNGQPALSATVTIKLSTVETAVKAYSDMTEVPLEYDIFSDLNLYLVIGLGSVSFLLLITILVTIVIKCQKPKPSKAAPPCRNSVISEGNSSIADSTLVSNDAYWYSMFLAETRKGKMVVRQPVPKGSRYIVSSLPRGTGLTDTSGSAASTLQDQ
- the LOC117453750 gene encoding protocadherin alpha-C2-like, with amino-acid sequence MGSFLKMQSCRRYVLLVVFLSFVPNISTSVTHYSIPEEMKEGSVVANIATDLSLDVKTLNQRKMRLDIIANKKYLEVNKETGELYIVEKIDREYMCLAKSSCYLKLEVILENPLRIFNIEVEILDMNDNAPQFRREAIHLDISEATPKGERFSLSNAVDPDVGSNSVKTYHLSESEHFNIEVQTGRDGSKFAELILKNSLDREHQAVHNLILTAVDGGTPARSGTASIIVHVSDMNDNTPTFDKINYSIKIIENSPIGSLVVHLNATDQDEGSNSDITYSYSLYTSEKTQETFNLNPSSGEITVKGMLNYEDFRIYDMEVIATDKGVNSLSGQCTVNILVEDMNDNHPEISIKSFLSPVNENIELDTVIAVVSVSDKDSGDNGVVDLHIPDNMPFKLRESSDNYYELVVSEPLDRERVPEYDITFTVTDRGSPPLSDNETMTLELLDVNDNVPQFPQSFYTIRVEENNAPGALLSSPTAFDPDLHENQYLVYFILEREIANTSMSMLFSINPENGNLYALKTFDYEIEKEFLFHIEARDSGSPPLSSNVTVHIIIVDQNDNAPVIVSPWRAHGSVVEEKIPRSTDKGSLVSKVIALDTDSVHNSRITYQFLQVTDATLFSLDQYNGEIRTMRMFSYRDPRHQRLVVVAKDNGQPALSATVTIKLSTVETAVKAYSDMTEVPLEYDIFSDLNLYLVIGLGSVSFLLLITILVTIVIKCQKPKPSKVAPPCRNSVISEGNSSIADSTLVSNDAYWYSMFLAETRKGKMVVRQPVPKGSRYIVSSLPRGTGLTDTSGSAASTLQVWKHLN